Proteins encoded by one window of Lates calcarifer isolate ASB-BC8 linkage group LG5, TLL_Latcal_v3, whole genome shotgun sequence:
- the LOC108875811 gene encoding uncharacterized protein LOC108875811 isoform X1, with translation MYNSDAMPQRVLNFEGRRRGTYRSTCKTNGLVNGQVPGTGLVNEAAAHNGRPAAATRISECAPAGTLNGTKPQCLVNGYINHGYKGKSTSRTLRKQGNKISAVSDSSAAGRVSGGDISGGISVNGATSLDTVFVPGNPDQMPRKPCLSAAVTTQRRRKKFRHKKRYTEVVCQENSTLILMPPREEEDWDNEIQEVMLTDWENMCFGVRPYGPEDVLPFALRDLTLKQTDTVDLPATANYRPAIHHPCPLQWSCYKVPPEPDQFADADE, from the exons ATGTACAATA GTGACGCGATGCCTCAGCGTGTTTTGAACTTCGAGGGCAGAAGAAGGGGAACATATCGCAGCACCTGTAAAACAAATGGTCTGGTCAATGGTCAGGTCCCAGGCACAGGTTTGGTTAATGAAGCTGCTGCTCACAATGGCCGCCCAGCTGCTGCCACTAGAATCAGTGAGTGCGCACCAGCTGGTACACTGAATGGTACCAAACCGCAATGCTTGGTTAATGGTTATATTAACCATGGATACAAAGGCAAGAGTACCTCAAGGACACTTAGGAAACAGGGAAATAAAATTTCAGCTGTGAGTGATTCCTCAGCAGCTGGCAGGGTCAGCGGCGGAGACATTTCAGGTGGTATCTCAGTCAACGGGGCCACCAGTCTAGACACTGTTTTTGTGCCCGGTAATCCGGACCAAATGCCACGAAAGCcctgtctgtcagcagcagtgacgacccagagaagaagaaagaaattcaGACATAAGAAAAG ATACACTGAAGTCGTCTGTCAGGAGAACTCTACGCTCATATTGATGCCACcacgagaggaggaggactgggaTAATGAGATCCAAGAGGTCATGCTCACTGACTGGGAAAACATGTGCTTTGGGGTCAGACCCtatg GTCCAGAGGATGTGCTTCCTTTTGCCTTGCGGGATTTGACACTCAAGCAAACGGACACTGTTGACCTGCCGGCGACAGCCAATTACAGACCAGCCATACACCACCCATGTCCTCTCCAGTGGTCCTGCTACAAGGTTCCCCCTGAGCCAGACCAGTTCGCAGACGCTGATGAGTAA
- the LOC108875811 gene encoding uncharacterized protein LOC108875811 isoform X2 has translation MPQRVLNFEGRRRGTYRSTCKTNGLVNGQVPGTGLVNEAAAHNGRPAAATRISECAPAGTLNGTKPQCLVNGYINHGYKGKSTSRTLRKQGNKISAVSDSSAAGRVSGGDISGGISVNGATSLDTVFVPGNPDQMPRKPCLSAAVTTQRRRKKFRHKKRYTEVVCQENSTLILMPPREEEDWDNEIQEVMLTDWENMCFGVRPYGPEDVLPFALRDLTLKQTDTVDLPATANYRPAIHHPCPLQWSCYKVPPEPDQFADADE, from the exons ATGCCTCAGCGTGTTTTGAACTTCGAGGGCAGAAGAAGGGGAACATATCGCAGCACCTGTAAAACAAATGGTCTGGTCAATGGTCAGGTCCCAGGCACAGGTTTGGTTAATGAAGCTGCTGCTCACAATGGCCGCCCAGCTGCTGCCACTAGAATCAGTGAGTGCGCACCAGCTGGTACACTGAATGGTACCAAACCGCAATGCTTGGTTAATGGTTATATTAACCATGGATACAAAGGCAAGAGTACCTCAAGGACACTTAGGAAACAGGGAAATAAAATTTCAGCTGTGAGTGATTCCTCAGCAGCTGGCAGGGTCAGCGGCGGAGACATTTCAGGTGGTATCTCAGTCAACGGGGCCACCAGTCTAGACACTGTTTTTGTGCCCGGTAATCCGGACCAAATGCCACGAAAGCcctgtctgtcagcagcagtgacgacccagagaagaagaaagaaattcaGACATAAGAAAAG ATACACTGAAGTCGTCTGTCAGGAGAACTCTACGCTCATATTGATGCCACcacgagaggaggaggactgggaTAATGAGATCCAAGAGGTCATGCTCACTGACTGGGAAAACATGTGCTTTGGGGTCAGACCCtatg GTCCAGAGGATGTGCTTCCTTTTGCCTTGCGGGATTTGACACTCAAGCAAACGGACACTGTTGACCTGCCGGCGACAGCCAATTACAGACCAGCCATACACCACCCATGTCCTCTCCAGTGGTCCTGCTACAAGGTTCCCCCTGAGCCAGACCAGTTCGCAGACGCTGATGAGTAA